The Oceanisphaera avium genome includes a region encoding these proteins:
- the ansA gene encoding asparaginase gives MAKKRIYIAYTGGTIGMQHSAQGYVPARGFLPQCLAAMTEFHDPSMPEYELHEYQPLIDSADMAPNHWQIIANDIQAHYHDYDGFVVLHGTDTLAFTASALSFMLEDLDKPVIVTGSQIPLAELRSDGRPNLLNALYIAAHFPIHEVGLFFNHRLYRGNRCSKEHADGFDAFDSPNFPPLLDAGINISLQAGQLGQNHRSSLRVSHITPQPITMVTLYPGISAQVLANQLQPPVKALLLLSYGVGNAPQRADMLALLAQATERGVIIVNLTQCQRGSVNMADYAPGRALAAAGVISGFDMTTEAALTKLHYLLSKNLTPQQVRRQMGENLRGELTLPSLS, from the coding sequence TTGGCGAAGAAGAGGATCTATATCGCTTATACCGGTGGCACTATCGGCATGCAGCACTCGGCTCAGGGCTATGTGCCCGCTCGGGGTTTTCTACCCCAATGCTTAGCTGCGATGACCGAGTTTCATGACCCCAGCATGCCCGAATATGAGCTGCATGAATATCAGCCGCTGATTGACTCTGCTGATATGGCGCCAAATCATTGGCAAATTATTGCCAATGATATTCAAGCCCATTATCACGACTATGATGGCTTTGTGGTATTACATGGCACAGATACGCTGGCATTTACCGCCTCAGCCTTGTCGTTTATGCTGGAAGACTTAGATAAGCCGGTGATAGTCACCGGCTCACAAATTCCTTTAGCCGAGCTTAGATCAGACGGACGGCCAAATTTATTAAATGCCCTATATATTGCCGCTCACTTTCCCATCCATGAAGTGGGCTTGTTTTTTAATCACCGCTTATATCGAGGCAATCGGTGCAGCAAAGAGCATGCCGACGGCTTTGACGCGTTCGACTCACCCAATTTTCCTCCCTTACTCGATGCAGGAATTAACATTAGCTTACAAGCGGGTCAACTTGGCCAAAATCACCGCTCAAGTTTGCGCGTCAGTCACATTACTCCCCAACCTATTACCATGGTGACCTTATATCCCGGCATTAGTGCACAGGTTTTGGCTAACCAATTACAACCGCCCGTAAAAGCATTGTTATTACTCTCTTACGGCGTAGGTAATGCGCCGCAACGTGCTGACATGCTGGCTCTGTTAGCCCAAGCTACTGAGCGCGGCGTTATTATTGTTAATCTTACTCAATGCCAACGCGGTAGTGTCAATATGGCAGATTATGCCCCCGGACGCGCCTTAGCCGCTGCTGGCGTTATTTCAGGTTTTGATATGACCACCGAAGCTGCGCTCACTAAGCTTCATTATTTATTGAGTAAAAACTTAACGCCTCAGCAAGTACGCCGCCAAATGGGAGAAAACTTGCGTGGCGAGCTCACTCTGCCCTCGCTAAGTTAG
- the ttrB gene encoding tetrathionate reductase subunit TtrB — MDVSKRQFLRNLTGLTAGASLIPITELHAAPVNADGDSNKRYGMIIDLRKCIGCQACTVSCSLENLPPIGQFRTTVQQYEVQVAELEQVSHVMLPRLCNHCANPPCVPVCPTQATYQRADGIVVVDNEQCVGCAYCVQACPYDARFINHDTQTADKCTFCVHRLEVGLLPACVESCVGGARVIGDMKDPNSQISQLLQAHGQDIKVLKPEQGTAPQVYYIGLGDEFVDRIDGQPGLWFPQHA; from the coding sequence ATGGACGTCAGTAAACGACAATTTCTTAGAAATTTGACTGGGCTCACCGCGGGCGCCAGCTTGATCCCCATCACTGAATTGCACGCCGCACCCGTGAACGCCGACGGTGACAGCAATAAACGCTACGGCATGATTATCGACTTACGTAAATGCATCGGCTGCCAAGCCTGCACCGTGAGTTGTAGCTTGGAAAACCTGCCGCCTATCGGTCAATTTCGCACCACAGTACAACAATATGAAGTGCAAGTGGCCGAGCTCGAGCAAGTGAGTCATGTCATGCTACCCCGCTTATGTAATCACTGTGCTAATCCGCCTTGTGTGCCGGTGTGCCCTACTCAAGCCACCTATCAAAGAGCCGACGGCATTGTGGTGGTCGATAATGAACAATGCGTGGGTTGCGCCTATTGCGTGCAAGCCTGCCCCTATGATGCGCGCTTTATTAACCATGACACTCAAACCGCCGACAAATGCACATTTTGCGTGCATCGCCTAGAAGTTGGCTTGCTGCCCGCCTGTGTGGAGTCTTGCGTGGGTGGCGCGCGAGTAATTGGTGATATGAAAGATCCAAACAGCCAAATTAGCCAATTATTACAAGCACATGGTCAAGACATAAAAGTGCTCAAGCCCGAGCAAGGTACGGCGCCACAAGTCTATTACATCGGTTTGGGTGATGAGTTTGTAGATCGCATCGACGGTCAGCCCGGACTTTGGTTTCCGCAACACGCCTAG
- the nrfD gene encoding NrfD/PsrC family molybdoenzyme membrane anchor subunit, with product MPVIELLTTHADAPWLPWAVQYFFLIGLAATAALLLPLALYNGSALHPWRWRLAFIMGMSAVTGPVALLADLHQPFRFWHFYTQLTPSSWMWIGALILPVFVTLSLVVSFSMLVSLLKPKHPLLKWWCEHTIWPKGKVLQLLAWLTALSAVGILLYTGMEVMVVRSRALWDTYWLPINFLLTALLALFGLLLLLDILFPRDSDQVLPLRRGLLLTLSALTAAMMLWAVSGIILGSPSWLEAYRIFSNFEFWRDLLLVSLTGGILLWLLCLARRNSPRSYLDFIPALLALLCSWGFRWVVLMNVQSVPKYGAGMYHLSPDLLGSAGIIVAGTIGLWLAMAAAVWALLDNMGVRHG from the coding sequence ATGCCTGTTATTGAACTGCTAACCACCCATGCCGATGCACCTTGGCTGCCGTGGGCGGTGCAATATTTCTTTTTAATTGGCTTAGCCGCCACCGCCGCCCTGCTGTTGCCGCTCGCCTTATATAACGGCTCGGCTCTACATCCGTGGCGCTGGCGTTTAGCCTTTATTATGGGCATGAGTGCCGTCACCGGCCCTGTCGCATTATTGGCCGACTTACACCAACCATTTCGCTTTTGGCACTTTTATACCCAACTCACACCTAGCTCTTGGATGTGGATTGGCGCGCTGATCTTGCCGGTGTTTGTCACGCTCAGCCTAGTAGTGTCATTTAGCATGTTAGTCAGTTTGCTGAAGCCCAAGCATCCCTTATTAAAGTGGTGGTGCGAGCACACCATTTGGCCCAAGGGTAAAGTATTGCAATTACTGGCTTGGCTGACAGCGCTATCGGCGGTCGGCATTTTACTTTACACCGGCATGGAGGTGATGGTGGTGCGCTCGCGCGCATTATGGGACACCTACTGGTTGCCGATTAACTTTTTACTCACCGCTTTGCTCGCCTTATTTGGCTTGCTGTTGCTGCTGGATATTTTATTCCCCCGCGACTCCGACCAAGTGTTGCCACTGCGACGTGGCCTCTTACTCACACTCAGCGCACTAACGGCTGCCATGATGTTATGGGCGGTGTCAGGCATCATCTTGGGTTCGCCTTCTTGGCTAGAAGCTTATCGCATTTTTAGCAATTTTGAATTTTGGCGCGACCTATTACTGGTGTCACTCACAGGTGGCATCTTGCTGTGGTTACTGTGCTTGGCTCGGCGCAATAGCCCGCGCAGCTACCTTGATTTTATCCCCGCCCTGCTGGCGCTGCTTTGCTCGTGGGGGTTTAGATGGGTGGTGTTGATGAACGTGCAATCGGTGCCTAAATACGGTGCCGGCATGTATCACTTAAGCCCCGACTTACTGGGCTCGGCTGGCATTATTGTGGCCGGCACTATTGGATTATGGTTAGCAATGGCCGCCGCCGTGTGGGCCTTATTGGATAATATGGGAGTCCGTCATGGATAA
- the sppA gene encoding signal peptide peptidase SppA gives MWSAIKWFFRALVRVIKAIRLIISTLLLLLLLTVVVMLLSSEETLVLPDHGALTLAISGSILEKEGSASPKRMAQRWLSGDNTPPPLTLKQIKDALELAKTDERVGALVLQLQDMSESSMTKLDEVGDAIEAFKASGKPVYALGDNYTQSQYYLAAHADKILLNPAGGVTIEGLGVYRLYYKSAFERFNITPHVFRVGSYKSFVEPYIRDDMSQESQEDTQLWLGQLWQHYQDQVTRLRHIPSDHISPSKEQMLSRFAKAKGDLAQYALEQGLVDKLATRSEMQALVGEQVGWNKQDHQYSSLEVTHYLAHNQARMKGAPESIPAVGIITASGAIMSGDSATPNSINDKQLSQLVHEARQDERIHALVLRVDSPGGSAFAAEQIRQALLAFKSSGKPLVISMGSTAASGGYWIAADADKIYAAPTTLTGSIGVFGLFLTFEEALHKLGLNTDGVGTTDFVGAGLTTGLPKHMQQMIQMSVEHTYNQFVSIVAKGRNMSPAAVERVAQGHVWTGQMALELGLVDELGNLDSALIGAAELANLAEFDVKPIKLPQSAKEKLFSQLMGENALSNEAWLGVLPQALRPAAHQLQQQVSHLSQLDDVRGQYVLCVPCQGF, from the coding sequence ATGTGGTCTGCAATTAAATGGTTCTTTCGCGCATTGGTTCGCGTTATCAAAGCCATTCGACTCATTATCTCAACCTTGTTACTGCTCCTATTACTGACTGTGGTCGTCATGTTATTGAGTAGCGAGGAAACACTAGTGTTACCGGATCACGGCGCGTTAACGCTGGCCATTTCAGGCTCCATATTAGAAAAAGAAGGCTCTGCCAGCCCAAAGCGCATGGCACAGAGATGGTTATCTGGCGATAACACGCCGCCACCGCTGACTTTAAAACAAATTAAAGATGCACTGGAGCTTGCAAAAACCGACGAGCGCGTGGGCGCCTTAGTACTGCAATTACAAGATATGTCTGAGTCAAGCATGACTAAGCTTGATGAAGTAGGCGACGCTATTGAGGCATTTAAAGCCTCAGGTAAGCCGGTGTATGCACTGGGCGATAATTATACGCAAAGCCAATATTACTTAGCCGCTCATGCCGATAAAATCTTACTTAATCCTGCAGGTGGCGTCACCATTGAGGGGCTAGGTGTGTATCGTTTATATTATAAGTCGGCATTTGAGCGCTTTAATATTACGCCCCATGTATTTAGAGTTGGCAGCTATAAGTCGTTTGTTGAGCCCTATATTCGCGATGACATGTCTCAAGAAAGCCAAGAAGATACTCAGCTTTGGCTGGGTCAGTTATGGCAGCACTATCAAGACCAAGTGACTCGCTTGCGCCATATTCCAAGTGATCACATCAGTCCCTCTAAAGAACAAATGCTCAGTCGCTTTGCTAAAGCAAAGGGGGATTTAGCGCAATATGCGCTTGAGCAAGGCTTAGTAGATAAACTGGCGACCCGCAGCGAGATGCAGGCGTTAGTTGGCGAGCAAGTGGGTTGGAATAAGCAAGACCATCAGTATTCAAGCCTAGAAGTAACTCATTACTTAGCCCATAACCAAGCGCGGATGAAAGGCGCGCCAGAGTCGATACCAGCAGTGGGCATCATTACCGCCAGTGGCGCTATTATGTCCGGCGATAGCGCCACGCCCAATAGCATTAATGATAAGCAATTAAGTCAGCTAGTTCATGAAGCTCGCCAAGACGAGCGCATTCACGCGCTGGTACTGCGCGTTGATAGCCCCGGCGGCAGTGCTTTTGCTGCAGAACAAATTAGACAGGCGCTATTAGCATTTAAAAGCAGTGGTAAACCGTTAGTTATTTCTATGGGTAGCACCGCCGCTTCCGGTGGTTATTGGATAGCTGCCGATGCCGATAAAATTTATGCCGCGCCCACTACCTTAACCGGCTCAATCGGCGTGTTTGGCTTATTTTTAACCTTTGAAGAAGCCTTACACAAGCTAGGCCTTAATACCGATGGGGTAGGAACGACCGACTTTGTTGGCGCCGGCTTAACCACAGGTTTACCTAAGCATATGCAGCAAATGATCCAAATGAGTGTGGAGCATACTTATAATCAATTTGTCAGCATAGTGGCGAAGGGTCGTAATATGAGCCCCGCCGCGGTAGAGCGCGTAGCACAGGGTCATGTATGGACGGGGCAAATGGCGTTAGAGCTTGGCCTAGTCGATGAGTTGGGCAACCTTGATAGCGCCTTAATAGGGGCAGCAGAGCTTGCCAACTTAGCAGAATTCGATGTTAAGCCCATTAAGCTGCCACAATCGGCTAAAGAAAAACTGTTTTCGCAATTGATGGGCGAAAATGCGCTTAGTAATGAGGCCTGGCTGGGCGTCTTGCCCCAGGCATTGCGCCCCGCGGCTCACCAACTGCAACAACAGGTGAGTCATTTAAGTCAGCTTGATGATGTGCGCGGCCAGTATGTGCTGTGTGTGCCCTGCCAAGGCTTTTAG
- a CDS encoding response regulator transcription factor: protein MQVYVVDDGSQVVAANQFLLQALGYNTRAWQDPVQFLAEIDEQQVAILLLDLAMPVLDGLQVQAELSARHCPVAVILLTGHGDVAQAVAAMKQGAVDFLEKPVVAARLTHALALAKVRAKQLEQQVSLRRQFNLLSSREREIVGLVAQGLTNKGIAEQLCVAVRTVEVHRAAAMNKLAVTSMAELLNQWQQLQDDSP, encoded by the coding sequence ATGCAAGTATATGTGGTGGATGATGGCAGTCAAGTGGTGGCTGCCAATCAGTTTTTATTACAAGCACTGGGGTATAACACGCGAGCGTGGCAGGATCCGGTGCAATTTTTAGCTGAAATAGATGAGCAGCAAGTGGCCATTTTATTACTTGATTTAGCCATGCCTGTGCTTGATGGCTTACAAGTACAAGCTGAGTTGAGCGCGCGCCACTGCCCAGTGGCCGTGATTTTACTGACCGGCCACGGTGATGTAGCACAAGCCGTGGCGGCCATGAAGCAAGGTGCGGTAGATTTTTTAGAAAAGCCGGTCGTGGCAGCGCGCTTAACGCACGCCTTAGCGCTGGCAAAGGTGCGTGCCAAGCAGCTGGAGCAGCAAGTCAGCCTTAGGCGACAATTTAATCTTCTTTCTAGTCGTGAGCGAGAAATAGTGGGCTTAGTGGCACAGGGCTTAACCAATAAAGGCATTGCTGAGCAATTATGTGTGGCGGTGCGCACCGTGGAAGTTCACCGCGCAGCGGCGATGAATAAATTAGCCGTTACTAGCATGGCGGAGCTGCTTAATCAGTGGCAGCAATTACAGGATGACTCGCCCTAA
- a CDS encoding PhnD/SsuA/transferrin family substrate-binding protein, with protein sequence MAGLTLFLLSSPAVSQSYQVGILAPRGESHSQAEWAPTLTLLNRRFSEHEFIAHYLTQTQLDAALELQQLDFVVTNPMHFMLSHGQQLNWLVSYLDSHYGQARASVAGTLWVRGDSDIIEPEQLSSYPVAAVHERAFGGYLMVADQLRRRGIFPENLDIEFHDYPLDSLVYALEKRSVAAVMLPSCVLEDMAGEGLINLADFSALMVQSHSPCMRSTPLYPGWSFASVGDLDESLLRSITQTLLNFEVDNRPQWGAPVRLDEVAQLLMDWQLAPRASPMAHWQLLSGFIEQHWPWLSGFMLLLLGHLLYHSRVAVLLRRRTKECEQLHSQVQQKEQALAHARQRVLMGEMATGLAHELNQPLSAIQAYAQAGELIEDAAQRSTAFSQIVAETERGAAIIRRFRRWATEALPSAEPIDLSVLCQELVTRLAPRASAQGVVIKVQGLGATASTLFSVRLAIEQILNNLLNNALEAHARQLAINNSHQGWIKLELSQCEKAWQIAISDNAGGIDAAIIETLQHNMPASHYHGLGIGLLVSHRLVLRLQAKMRINNIPHGTQVCVSFSESASFG encoded by the coding sequence TTGGCTGGGTTAACTCTTTTTTTACTGAGTAGTCCCGCAGTTTCCCAGTCGTATCAGGTGGGAATATTAGCGCCACGTGGTGAAAGTCACTCCCAAGCTGAGTGGGCGCCGACCTTAACACTGCTTAATCGTCGTTTTAGTGAACATGAATTTATTGCTCATTATTTAACGCAAACCCAACTTGATGCAGCCCTTGAGCTGCAACAACTTGATTTTGTGGTGACTAATCCCATGCACTTTATGCTGAGTCATGGTCAGCAACTAAATTGGTTGGTGTCATATTTAGATAGTCATTATGGGCAAGCGAGGGCCAGCGTGGCAGGCACCTTATGGGTTCGCGGTGACAGTGATATTATTGAACCTGAGCAGCTCTCTTCCTATCCGGTGGCGGCAGTGCATGAACGCGCCTTTGGTGGCTATTTAATGGTGGCGGATCAGTTGCGCAGGCGGGGCATTTTTCCTGAAAATTTAGATATTGAGTTTCATGATTATCCGCTAGATAGCTTGGTCTATGCGCTAGAAAAAAGGAGTGTGGCGGCGGTGATGTTGCCCAGTTGCGTGCTTGAAGACATGGCCGGTGAAGGCTTAATTAACCTCGCCGACTTTAGCGCGTTAATGGTGCAATCTCACTCACCTTGTATGCGCTCTACCCCTTTATATCCGGGTTGGAGTTTTGCCAGTGTTGGTGATCTTGATGAGTCTTTACTCAGGTCAATTACGCAAACGCTGTTAAATTTTGAAGTAGATAATCGTCCACAGTGGGGCGCGCCAGTGCGCTTAGATGAAGTGGCCCAACTATTAATGGACTGGCAACTGGCCCCACGGGCCAGTCCCATGGCCCACTGGCAGCTATTAAGCGGCTTTATAGAGCAGCATTGGCCTTGGCTAAGTGGTTTTATGTTGCTACTGCTGGGGCACTTATTGTATCACTCGCGGGTGGCGGTTTTATTGCGCCGGCGTACTAAAGAGTGTGAGCAATTGCATAGTCAAGTTCAGCAAAAAGAACAAGCGCTGGCTCATGCTCGCCAACGGGTGTTAATGGGAGAAATGGCCACCGGCCTTGCTCATGAGCTCAATCAGCCATTGTCTGCAATTCAAGCCTATGCCCAAGCAGGAGAGCTGATTGAAGATGCCGCGCAGCGTAGCACCGCTTTTAGTCAAATTGTGGCAGAAACCGAGCGGGGGGCCGCTATTATTCGCCGCTTTCGCCGCTGGGCCACCGAAGCACTGCCCAGCGCTGAGCCGATAGACTTAAGTGTGCTTTGCCAAGAGCTAGTCACGCGATTAGCTCCTCGCGCTAGTGCTCAAGGGGTAGTGATCAAGGTGCAAGGTCTGGGCGCAACTGCTTCGACCCTATTTTCGGTGCGCCTAGCCATTGAGCAAATATTAAATAATTTATTAAATAATGCACTAGAGGCACATGCTAGGCAATTAGCCATCAATAATAGTCATCAAGGTTGGATTAAGCTGGAGCTAAGTCAGTGTGAGAAGGCGTGGCAGATCGCTATTAGCGATAATGCCGGAGGCATAGATGCGGCTATTATTGAGACCTTACAACATAATATGCCCGCCAGTCATTATCATGGCCTGGGCATTGGGTTATTGGTGAGCCATCGTTTGGTGCTGCGCCTACAGGCTAAGATGCGTATTAATAATATCCCACATGGAACTCAAGTGTGTGTGTCGTTTAGTGAGTCGGCTTCATTTGGGTAA